One genomic window of Pseudomonas sp. LFM046 includes the following:
- a CDS encoding SCO family protein, producing the protein MNTRRDLIAGLGVATLGGALWYTIPQVADESRPARKAKTLFANVPLYTQDGTKVRFYDDLIHGKVVVINMMYVMCEGICPTMTVNMRRVQWLLGDRLGREVQLYSITLQPQLDSPEVLKAYADRHGARPGWMFLTGEPADIRRLRYSLGFFDPVPEVDENLSTHTGMLRIGNDRTQRWTMAPALCDAKRIITTINHVDTRMVATRYDAASNLG; encoded by the coding sequence ATGAACACACGACGCGACTTGATAGCCGGACTGGGTGTCGCGACTCTGGGTGGCGCGCTCTGGTACACCATTCCGCAGGTGGCTGATGAATCGAGGCCCGCCAGGAAAGCGAAAACACTATTCGCCAACGTGCCGCTGTATACCCAGGATGGAACAAAGGTCCGTTTCTATGATGACCTGATCCACGGCAAGGTCGTGGTGATCAACATGATGTACGTCATGTGCGAAGGCATCTGCCCGACCATGACGGTCAATATGCGCAGGGTCCAATGGCTGCTGGGCGATCGCCTTGGCAGGGAGGTTCAGCTGTATTCGATCACGCTGCAGCCGCAACTGGATTCGCCTGAGGTGCTTAAGGCCTATGCCGATAGGCACGGCGCGAGACCTGGCTGGATGTTCCTGACGGGGGAACCAGCTGACATCCGACGACTGCGCTACAGCCTCGGCTTCTTCGATCCAGTACCGGAGGTGGACGAGAACCTGTCTACCCACACCGGGATGCTGCGCATCGGCAATGACCGCACTCAGCGCTGGACGATGGCGCCGGCGCTCTGTGACGCGAAGCGGATCATCACCACCATCAACCATGTGGATACCAGGATGGTCGCCACACGCTACGACGCCGCGTCGAATCTCGGTTGA
- a CDS encoding cation:proton antiporter, whose translation MPDISTLAREMAWPLAILFAWLAGEAAFRWARLSRISIYGLGGFLMASSQLGLLPSSSEPGIFLLAHIAFALILFEVGYRFNLRWLRTNPWLGVTCLAEAGLTFGAVYLLALAFDTSRLTALLLASVSMATSPATVLRVINEQCGSGQVTERLLHLSALNCVLAVFVFKVVVGLAVFRTSGNLWDAISSSLYLLLLSAALGAVPGLLMPTLFRWLGRATQDATLAFAIAIIALVALVHALKLSPVLAALTFGLVARHRRLVMSQTQRNFGPLGDLLAVLLFVFIAATLEWRVVMAGLGIGLSLVLVRALAKLAGVLLFAHLSGISLYKGVLLGIALGPFSAFVILVLEQTRYLGINLFDQLAPLATAALVLEIVGPLLTQSALVLAHEVQVKGEH comes from the coding sequence GTGCCGGATATCAGCACGCTTGCCCGGGAGATGGCGTGGCCACTGGCAATCCTCTTCGCCTGGTTGGCCGGTGAAGCAGCCTTCCGCTGGGCGCGCCTGTCACGCATCAGCATTTACGGCCTGGGCGGGTTCCTCATGGCTTCGTCACAACTCGGGCTTCTACCAAGTTCATCGGAGCCGGGGATTTTCCTGTTAGCCCATATCGCCTTCGCCCTGATCCTGTTCGAGGTTGGCTACCGCTTCAACTTGCGCTGGCTGCGGACCAATCCCTGGCTGGGTGTCACCTGCTTGGCAGAGGCCGGCCTGACGTTTGGGGCGGTCTATCTGTTGGCCCTCGCCTTTGACACGTCGCGGCTGACGGCGTTGTTGCTGGCCTCAGTCTCCATGGCCACGTCGCCGGCCACGGTGTTGCGGGTAATCAACGAGCAGTGCGGCTCCGGACAAGTCACCGAGCGCCTGCTTCACCTTTCGGCGCTCAACTGTGTGCTGGCGGTCTTCGTGTTCAAAGTGGTGGTTGGCTTGGCGGTGTTCCGGACCTCCGGCAATCTCTGGGACGCCATTTCCAGCAGCCTGTACCTGCTGTTGCTTTCCGCGGCGCTGGGGGCCGTTCCCGGGCTGCTGATGCCGACACTCTTTCGCTGGCTGGGGCGGGCAACTCAGGACGCCACGCTGGCCTTTGCGATTGCCATCATCGCGCTGGTGGCCTTGGTTCACGCCTTGAAGCTTTCCCCTGTGCTGGCCGCGCTCACCTTCGGACTGGTGGCCCGCCACCGCCGCCTTGTGATGAGCCAGACGCAGCGAAACTTTGGGCCCCTGGGCGATCTCCTGGCGGTACTGTTGTTCGTGTTCATTGCCGCCACGCTGGAATGGCGTGTCGTGATGGCAGGGCTGGGAATTGGCTTGTCGCTGGTCCTGGTTCGTGCGCTGGCCAAGCTGGCGGGGGTGTTGCTGTTCGCGCACCTGAGCGGGATATCTTTGTACAAGGGGGTTCTGCTGGGTATCGCGTTAGGCCCTTTTTCGGCATTCGTCATTCTGGTACTCGAGCAAACCCGCTATTTGGGTATCAATCTCTTCGACCAGTTGGCCCCTTTGGCAACCGCTGCCTTAGTGCTGGAGATTGTGGGGCCACTGCTTACGCAAAGTGCTTTGGTCCTGGCTCATGAGGTGCAGGTAAAGGGAGAACACTGA
- a CDS encoding YbdK family carboxylate-amine ligase, which translates to MPLEAFKQSDALSLGVELELQLVSLSDFDLIAASPDLLSLLERKAFPGNVTPEVTESMIEVSTDVHREHDSLLMQLRQMRDTLIHASGQLNVGICGGGTHPFQLWSERRIYPKPRYREVSALYGYLIEQFTVFGLHIHVGCGNGSEALYLLHALNRYVPQFIALSASSPFVQRRDTLFNSARLNSVFAFPLSGRAPFILDWDSFSDQYFAKMELTGIVKSMKDFYWDIRPKPEYGTLELRVCDMPLSVERAAALACYLQCLCRYLLERSEVAPVEDDYLVYNYNRFQACRFGLDGTIVHPRTYEYLPLREDILTTIRHLQPQAEVLKCPAALEHVYRITHEGSDATLLRREYQSRGSVEGMVDAALARFCSDAP; encoded by the coding sequence ATGCCGTTAGAGGCCTTCAAACAGTCTGACGCGCTCAGCCTGGGCGTCGAGCTGGAATTGCAGCTGGTCAGTCTGAGCGACTTCGACTTGATCGCTGCCAGCCCCGACCTGCTTTCCCTGCTGGAACGCAAAGCCTTTCCCGGGAATGTCACGCCGGAAGTCACGGAAAGCATGATCGAGGTATCCACTGACGTTCACCGCGAACATGACAGCCTGCTGATGCAGTTACGCCAGATGAGGGACACCCTCATTCACGCAAGTGGCCAGCTAAACGTGGGCATCTGTGGTGGCGGCACCCATCCGTTCCAGCTGTGGTCGGAACGTAGAATCTACCCCAAGCCCAGGTACCGCGAAGTATCAGCCCTATATGGTTACCTCATTGAGCAATTCACCGTATTCGGCCTGCATATCCATGTGGGCTGTGGCAATGGCAGCGAGGCACTCTACCTGTTGCATGCCCTCAATCGATACGTACCCCAGTTCATCGCACTGTCCGCTTCTTCACCCTTCGTGCAACGACGCGACACGCTCTTCAATTCCGCTCGACTGAACTCCGTCTTTGCCTTTCCACTTAGCGGCCGTGCGCCATTCATCCTCGACTGGGACAGCTTCTCTGACCAGTATTTTGCCAAGATGGAACTCACGGGCATCGTCAAGAGCATGAAGGACTTCTATTGGGATATCCGGCCCAAACCCGAGTACGGCACGCTCGAGTTGCGGGTGTGTGATATGCCGCTGTCGGTGGAACGAGCAGCTGCGCTGGCTTGTTATCTTCAGTGTCTCTGCCGATATCTGCTGGAGCGAAGTGAAGTCGCCCCGGTGGAGGATGACTACCTCGTTTACAACTACAACCGCTTTCAAGCCTGCCGCTTTGGCCTTGATGGCACCATCGTTCACCCCAGAACGTATGAATACCTCCCACTACGCGAGGACATCCTGACAACAATTCGCCACCTTCAGCCCCAGGCCGAAGTTTTGAAGTGCCCGGCCGCTCTCGAGCACGTCTATCGCATTACCCATGAGGGCAGCGACGCAACGCTGTTGCGCCGCGAATACCAATCCCGGGGCAGCGTCGAAGGCATGGTCGATGCCGCGCTCGCGCGATTTTGCAGCGACGCGCCATGA
- a CDS encoding DUF1850 domain-containing protein: MTGLCLGLAGLVWASLPLQQFTLAWQHSIEKIRWEEDYQVTSSGLVLGEARVRGSGAGMEIPDGAVAFDGAWHYHRQLPPLQPLHVGRTPEAGDYEICSPWGCKELAYWLGPPDAAQPAVDLWACELPVIGNNKSH; the protein is encoded by the coding sequence ATGACCGGCCTGTGCCTGGGGCTGGCCGGCCTGGTTTGGGCCAGCCTGCCGCTGCAGCAGTTCACCTTGGCCTGGCAGCACAGCATCGAGAAAATCCGCTGGGAGGAGGACTATCAAGTGACATCCTCCGGTCTGGTGCTGGGAGAAGCGCGGGTACGAGGTAGCGGCGCCGGGATGGAGATACCGGACGGCGCCGTGGCGTTCGACGGCGCCTGGCATTACCACCGCCAGTTGCCGCCGCTGCAACCCCTGCACGTGGGGCGAACACCCGAGGCCGGTGACTACGAGATCTGTAGCCCGTGGGGCTGTAAAGAGCTGGCGTACTGGCTGGGCCCACCTGACGCCGCCCAACCGGCGGTAGATCTATGGGCTTGCGAATTGCCTGTAATAGGCAACAACAAGTCCCACTGA
- a CDS encoding TRAP transporter permease — protein sequence MSDTSHGLHVDTARWPTSLFAVALAFSIFQVATAAFPLISTQILRAVHVGFLLLVVYLCYPAHGHSRPWQPLAWLLGLAGMATAAYQWIFEGELIQRSGELTQTDMVIGLLLIVLVFEAARRVMGIALPIICSLFLAYGLFGEYLPGDLAHRGYGFDQIVNQLSFGTEGLYGTPTYVSATYIYLFILFGAFLEQAGMIRLFTDFAMGLFGHRSGGPAKVSVFSSALMGTITGSGVANVVTTGQFTIPLMKRFGYLPAFAGGVEATSSMGSQIMPPVMGAVAFIMAETINVPYAEVAKAALIPALLYFGSVYWMVHLEARRSHLHGLPRDQCPSAIGALRQRWFLLIPLVVLIILLFSGRTPLYSGMVGLALTAIVILGSAIILHANNTWLRVAFWAALGVLCSGFFRLGIGVILLVIAALALTCFFIHGGRTTLHACVMALAEGARHAVPVGIACTLVGVIIGIITLTGVATTFAGYILDLGRDNLFLSLLLTMLTCLVLGMGIPTIPNYIITSSIAAPALLELGVPLIVSHMFVFYFGILADLTPPVALACFAAAPIAQEKGLKISFWAVRIALAGFVVPFMAVYDPALMMQGDSWVATVYMLIKAVLAIVLWGMASIGHFVGPVPWWERGLAFAAGLLLILSLPITDEAGFALGAAVIGWHLWRHRATSGQPA from the coding sequence ATGAGCGATACCTCTCATGGCCTACACGTCGACACTGCGCGCTGGCCTACCAGTCTGTTCGCTGTCGCCCTGGCGTTCTCGATCTTCCAGGTCGCTACTGCAGCTTTCCCGTTGATTTCCACTCAAATCCTGCGCGCGGTACACGTGGGCTTCCTGCTGCTGGTGGTCTACCTGTGCTACCCCGCCCACGGCCATAGTCGCCCCTGGCAGCCGCTGGCCTGGCTGCTCGGTCTTGCGGGCATGGCAACAGCTGCCTACCAGTGGATCTTCGAGGGCGAGCTGATCCAGAGATCCGGCGAGCTTACCCAAACCGACATGGTGATCGGCCTGCTGCTGATCGTGCTGGTATTCGAAGCCGCGCGCCGGGTCATGGGTATCGCCCTGCCGATCATCTGCTCGCTCTTCCTGGCCTATGGCCTGTTCGGGGAATACTTGCCGGGCGATTTGGCGCACCGTGGCTACGGCTTCGACCAGATCGTCAACCAGCTGTCGTTCGGCACTGAGGGCTTATACGGCACGCCCACCTACGTGTCGGCCACCTACATCTATCTGTTCATCCTGTTCGGCGCCTTCCTCGAGCAGGCCGGGATGATCCGCCTGTTCACCGATTTCGCGATGGGGCTGTTCGGTCACCGCAGTGGCGGTCCCGCCAAGGTCTCGGTTTTCTCTTCGGCACTCATGGGCACCATTACTGGGTCCGGGGTGGCCAACGTGGTCACCACGGGGCAGTTCACCATCCCGTTGATGAAGCGCTTTGGCTACTTGCCGGCCTTCGCCGGTGGCGTCGAGGCCACCTCCAGCATGGGTAGCCAGATCATGCCTCCGGTGATGGGAGCCGTGGCCTTCATCATGGCCGAGACCATCAACGTACCTTACGCCGAGGTGGCCAAGGCTGCGTTGATCCCAGCGCTGCTCTATTTCGGCTCGGTGTACTGGATGGTGCACCTGGAAGCGCGGCGCAGCCATCTACACGGTCTGCCGCGGGATCAGTGCCCCAGCGCCATCGGCGCTTTACGCCAACGCTGGTTCCTGCTGATCCCTCTAGTGGTATTGATCATTTTATTGTTCTCCGGACGCACGCCACTGTACTCAGGCATGGTCGGCCTGGCCTTAACTGCGATTGTCATCCTCGGCTCGGCGATCATCCTGCACGCCAACAACACCTGGCTACGCGTCGCCTTCTGGGCGGCGCTTGGCGTGCTCTGTTCAGGTTTCTTCCGCCTGGGTATCGGGGTGATCCTGCTGGTTATCGCAGCCCTTGCCCTGACCTGCTTTTTCATTCACGGCGGCCGCACGACCCTGCACGCCTGCGTCATGGCCTTGGCCGAGGGAGCGCGTCATGCTGTGCCGGTGGGCATCGCTTGCACCCTGGTCGGGGTGATCATTGGCATCATCACACTGACCGGGGTAGCTACTACTTTCGCCGGCTACATTCTTGACCTGGGCCGCGACAACCTGTTCCTCTCGCTGCTGCTGACCATGCTTACTTGTCTGGTATTGGGCATGGGCATTCCCACCATCCCTAACTACATCATCACCAGCTCCATCGCCGCCCCGGCATTGCTGGAGCTGGGTGTGCCGTTGATCGTTTCCCACATGTTCGTGTTTTATTTCGGCATTCTCGCCGACCTCACCCCACCGGTGGCCCTGGCCTGCTTTGCGGCAGCGCCCATCGCCCAGGAGAAAGGGCTGAAGATCAGCTTCTGGGCGGTGCGCATTGCCCTGGCCGGTTTCGTCGTGCCCTTCATGGCGGTATACGACCCGGCACTGATGATGCAGGGCGACAGCTGGGTAGCCACGGTGTACATGTTGATCAAAGCGGTGCTCGCCATCGTGCTCTGGGGCATGGCCTCGATTGGCCACTTCGTCGGCCCCGTGCCCTGGTGGGAGCGTGGCCTGGCATTCGCCGCCGGACTGCTGCTGATCCTCTCCCTGCCGATTACTGACGAGGCCGGCTTCGCGCTGGGTGCCGCGGTGATCGGCTGGCACCTGTGGCGGCATCGTGCGACCTCTGGGCAACCGGCATGA
- a CDS encoding TAXI family TRAP transporter solute-binding subunit yields the protein MIQSIRLALAGAAFLAVGATAQAAPIFINILTGGTSGVYYPVGVGLSQIYSHGIEDSKTSVQATKASVENLNLLQAGRGELAFALGDSVADAWNGDAEAGFLNPLTKLRVIASTYPNYIQIVASKDSGIRSLADLRGKRISVGAPKSGTELNSRAIFKAAGLTYQDMGKVEYLPFAESVELIKNRQLDATLQSSGLGQASIRDLAATLPVVFVPIPAEVVAKIGNNAYQSAAIPAGTYDGQDVDVPTAVITNILVTRESVSDDLAYQMTKLLFENLPRLVTAHAAAKDIKLESAAMNLPIPLHPGAERFYREKGLLP from the coding sequence ATGATTCAAAGCATCCGCCTGGCGCTGGCAGGCGCCGCTTTCCTCGCCGTCGGCGCCACTGCTCAAGCAGCGCCGATCTTCATCAACATCCTCACCGGCGGTACCAGCGGTGTTTACTACCCCGTAGGCGTCGGCCTGTCGCAGATCTATAGTCACGGCATCGAGGACAGCAAGACCTCGGTGCAGGCCACAAAAGCCTCGGTGGAAAATCTCAACCTGCTGCAGGCGGGCCGTGGCGAGCTGGCTTTTGCCCTGGGCGATTCGGTGGCTGATGCCTGGAACGGCGACGCTGAGGCCGGTTTCTTGAATCCATTGACGAAATTGAGGGTTATCGCCAGTACCTATCCGAACTACATCCAGATCGTCGCGAGCAAGGACTCCGGCATCCGCTCGCTGGCCGACCTCAGGGGCAAACGTATCTCGGTGGGCGCGCCCAAGTCCGGCACTGAGCTTAACAGTCGTGCCATTTTCAAGGCCGCCGGCCTGACCTACCAGGACATGGGCAAGGTCGAATACCTGCCCTTCGCCGAGTCCGTGGAATTGATCAAGAACCGTCAGCTTGACGCCACTCTGCAGTCCTCGGGCCTGGGGCAAGCATCGATCCGCGACCTGGCGGCGACCCTTCCAGTGGTCTTCGTCCCGATTCCCGCCGAGGTTGTGGCGAAAATTGGCAACAACGCCTACCAGAGCGCCGCCATCCCGGCCGGGACCTATGACGGTCAGGACGTTGACGTCCCCACTGCAGTCATCACCAACATCCTGGTGACCCGCGAGAGTGTAAGCGACGATCTGGCCTATCAGATGACTAAACTGCTGTTCGAAAACCTGCCACGCCTGGTCACCGCCCACGCTGCTGCCAAGGACATCAAGCTGGAAAGCGCGGCGATGAACCTACCAATTCCTCTGCACCCAGGCGCCGAGCGATTCTATAGGGAGAAAGGTCTGCTTCCCTGA
- the dctM gene encoding C4-dicarboxylate TRAP transporter large permease protein DctM has protein sequence MTVLFLFFLLFLLMFIGVPIAISLGLAGSMTIILFSPDSVRSLAIKLFETSEHYTLLAIPFFLLAGAFMTTGGVARRLIDFANACVGHIRGGLAIAAVLACMLFAALSGSSPATVAAVGSIAIAGMVRSGYPQAFGAGIVCNAGTLGILIPPSIVMVVYAAATETSVGKLFMAGVVPGIMLGVVLMVAIYAIAVKKNLPSLPRATFLEWLTAGRKAIWGLLLMLIILGGIYSGMFTPTEAAAVAAVYSAFIALFVYKDMKLSEAPKVLLESGKLSIMLMFIIANAMLFAHVLTTEQLPQQITAWVINAGLTPVTFLLVVNIVLLIAGAFMEPSAIILILAPILFPIAMKLGIDPIHLGIIMVVNLEIGLVTPPVGLNLFVTSAVTGMPLTSTIRAAMPWLMILLAFLVLVTYVPWISLALPNWLGMS, from the coding sequence ATGACCGTCCTGTTCCTTTTCTTCCTGCTGTTCCTGCTAATGTTCATCGGCGTGCCTATCGCCATCTCCCTGGGCTTGGCGGGTTCCATGACCATCATCCTGTTCAGCCCGGACTCGGTACGCTCCCTGGCGATCAAGCTGTTCGAGACCTCCGAACACTACACCCTACTGGCGATCCCGTTCTTCTTGCTGGCGGGCGCCTTCATGACCACCGGCGGCGTCGCCCGCCGCCTGATCGATTTCGCCAACGCCTGCGTCGGCCACATTCGTGGCGGACTGGCGATTGCCGCGGTACTGGCCTGCATGCTCTTCGCTGCGCTGTCCGGCTCCAGCCCGGCCACGGTGGCCGCCGTTGGCTCCATCGCCATCGCCGGCATGGTCCGCTCCGGCTACCCGCAGGCGTTCGGCGCTGGCATCGTCTGCAATGCCGGCACCCTGGGCATCCTGATCCCGCCTTCGATCGTCATGGTGGTCTACGCCGCCGCGACCGAAACCTCGGTGGGCAAGTTGTTCATGGCCGGGGTGGTCCCGGGGATCATGCTGGGTGTGGTGCTGATGGTGGCGATCTATGCGATCGCCGTTAAGAAAAATCTGCCCTCTCTGCCCCGGGCCACCTTCCTCGAATGGCTTACGGCCGGACGCAAGGCCATCTGGGGCCTTCTGCTGATGCTGATCATCCTCGGCGGTATCTACTCCGGCATGTTCACACCCACAGAAGCCGCAGCGGTGGCCGCAGTGTATTCGGCCTTCATCGCCTTGTTCGTCTACAAGGACATGAAGCTCAGCGAAGCGCCCAAGGTGCTGCTGGAGTCTGGCAAGTTGTCGATCATGCTGATGTTCATCATCGCCAACGCCATGCTCTTCGCCCATGTGCTGACTACCGAACAGCTGCCGCAACAGATCACCGCCTGGGTGATCAACGCCGGGCTGACTCCGGTGACCTTCCTGCTGGTGGTGAACATCGTGCTGCTGATCGCCGGTGCCTTCATGGAGCCTTCGGCGATCATCCTGATCCTGGCACCGATCCTGTTCCCCATCGCCATGAAGCTGGGCATCGACCCCATCCATCTCGGCATCATCATGGTGGTCAACCTGGAGATTGGGTTGGTGACCCCGCCGGTGGGGCTCAACTTGTTCGTCACGTCGGCCGTGACCGGAATGCCATTGACGTCGACCATCCGCGCCGCGATGCCTTGGCTGATGATCCTGCTGGCCTTCCTCGTCCTGGTCACCTACGTGCCCTGGATATCCCTCGCATTACCCAATTGGTTGGGTATGAGCTGA
- a CDS encoding TRAP transporter small permease, with protein MNALRRVWDHFEEGFIAFLLAAMTLVTFVYVILNNLYTLFYNLADRWEAASATLFAIGDAILAMAQAMTWSNSLTKALFAWLIFFGLAYGVRTAGHIGVDALVKLAPRHIQRIIGVIACLCSLGYAGLMAVASFEWTQTLFTAAIGAEDLGHYGVQQWHIGLILPLGFSLVFIRFAEILVRILKGQQTGLGLADEAAEVLKLTEHDEPQHKEDAK; from the coding sequence ATGAACGCCCTGCGGCGCGTCTGGGACCACTTCGAGGAAGGCTTCATCGCCTTCCTCCTGGCGGCGATGACGCTGGTGACCTTCGTTTACGTCATCCTCAACAACCTCTACACCCTGTTCTACAACCTGGCCGATCGTTGGGAGGCTGCCAGCGCCACGCTGTTCGCCATTGGCGATGCCATCCTCGCCATGGCTCAGGCCATGACCTGGAGCAATTCCCTGACCAAGGCTCTGTTCGCCTGGCTGATTTTCTTCGGTCTGGCCTATGGCGTGCGTACCGCCGGCCACATTGGCGTCGACGCGCTGGTCAAGCTGGCCCCGCGCCACATCCAGCGCATCATCGGGGTCATCGCCTGCCTGTGTAGCCTGGGCTATGCCGGCCTGATGGCCGTGGCCAGCTTCGAGTGGACCCAGACCCTCTTCACCGCCGCCATCGGTGCCGAGGACCTCGGTCACTACGGCGTGCAGCAATGGCATATCGGCCTGATCCTGCCGTTGGGCTTCAGCCTGGTGTTCATCCGTTTCGCCGAGATTTTGGTGCGCATCCTCAAGGGTCAGCAGACCGGCCTGGGCCTCGCCGATGAGGCTGCCGAGGTGCTGAAACTCACCGAACACGACGAGCCACAGCACAAGGAAGACGCGAAATGA
- the dctP gene encoding C4-dicarboxylate TRAP substrate-binding protein DctP has translation MFKPALKALACALALGIGGLAQAADPIVIKFSHVVAEHTPKGQGALLFKKLAEERLPGKVKVEVYPNSSLFGDGKEMEALLLGDVQLIAPSLAKFEQYTKQVQLFDLPFLFNDIQAVDRFQHSPEGQSLLKSMESKNITGLGYWHNGMKQLSANKPLREPKDARGLKFRVQASAVLEEQFKAVRANPRKMSFAEVYQGLQTGVVNGAENPWSNIYSQKMHEVQKYITESNHGVLDYMLITNTKFWNGLPPDVRSELEKITVEVTNEVNKQADALNQGDKQRIIEAKTSEIIELTPEQRNEWREAMKPVWKKFEGEIGPDLIKAAEAANQAQ, from the coding sequence ATGTTCAAACCTGCACTGAAAGCACTCGCCTGTGCCCTCGCGCTGGGCATCGGCGGCCTGGCCCAGGCCGCTGATCCTATCGTGATCAAGTTCTCCCACGTGGTGGCGGAGCACACGCCCAAGGGCCAGGGCGCCTTGCTGTTCAAGAAGCTCGCGGAAGAACGCCTGCCCGGTAAGGTGAAGGTCGAGGTCTACCCTAACTCTTCACTGTTCGGCGACGGCAAGGAAATGGAGGCCCTGTTGCTGGGCGATGTGCAGCTCATCGCGCCGTCCCTGGCCAAGTTCGAGCAGTACACCAAACAAGTGCAGTTGTTCGACCTGCCTTTCCTGTTCAACGACATCCAAGCAGTGGACCGCTTCCAGCACAGCCCGGAAGGCCAGTCCCTGCTCAAGTCCATGGAGAGTAAGAACATCACTGGCCTGGGCTATTGGCACAATGGGATGAAGCAGCTCTCGGCCAACAAGCCCTTGCGTGAACCCAAGGACGCCCGTGGCCTGAAGTTCCGCGTGCAGGCCTCGGCCGTGCTCGAGGAGCAGTTCAAGGCCGTGCGTGCCAACCCACGCAAGATGAGCTTTGCAGAGGTGTACCAAGGGCTGCAGACCGGCGTGGTAAACGGTGCCGAGAATCCCTGGTCGAACATCTACTCACAGAAGATGCACGAGGTGCAGAAGTACATCACCGAATCCAACCACGGCGTCCTCGACTACATGCTGATCACCAACACCAAGTTCTGGAACGGTCTGCCGCCTGATGTGCGCTCCGAGTTGGAAAAGATCACGGTGGAAGTGACCAACGAAGTGAACAAGCAGGCAGACGCGCTGAACCAGGGCGACAAGCAGCGCATCATCGAGGCCAAGACCAGCGAAATCATCGAGCTGACTCCCGAGCAGCGCAATGAGTGGCGTGAAGCCATGAAACCGGTGTGGAAGAAGTTCGAAGGCGAGATCGGCCCTGACCTGATCAAGGCTGCTGAAGCCGCGAACCAGGCTCAGTAA